One genomic region from Phocoena sinus isolate mPhoSin1 chromosome 3, mPhoSin1.pri, whole genome shotgun sequence encodes:
- the LOC116750974 gene encoding LOW QUALITY PROTEIN: olfactory receptor 1361-like (The sequence of the model RefSeq protein was modified relative to this genomic sequence to represent the inferred CDS: inserted 1 base in 1 codon; deleted 1 base in 1 codon), which produces MAVEGANLTLVSEFLFLGLSEDPKQQQLLFILFPSMYLVTELGNLLIILAIAIDVQLXMYFFLANLDFGDICYTSTTICRMLANHMSGHKGIPYAGCLIQTFCFTWFAGIGSFLLTAMAYNRHVAICHPLHYATSVIPQLCSLLVAASWTATFGNALTYTISLTLLSFCIHNQVPHFFCDLSRLPKLACSDTFLNNAMVYTVGALPIITPFMGILVSYTHIFVAALRIPSTRGKRKAFSTCGSHRSVVSLFYGTLIRVYFSPMSSRTAQKDTTAAVMYTVVTPMLNPFIYSLRNNDMKGALGALISRRPVFIR; this is translated from the exons ATGGCCGTTGAAGGAGCAAATCTCACCCTGGTCTCCGAGTTCCTGTTCCTGGGCCTCTCGGAGGACCCCAAGCAACAACAGCTGCTGTTCATACTCTTCCCGAGCATGTACCTGGTCACAGAACTGGGGAACCTGCTCATAATCCTGGCCATCGCCATCGACGTCCAGC CCATGTACTTCTTCCTGGCCAACCTGGATTTTGGGGACATTTGCTACACCTCCACCACCATCTGCAGGATGCTGGCCAATCACATGTCAGGACACAAAGGGATTCCTTATGCTGGCTGCCTGATCCAGACGTTCTGCTTCACGTGGTTCGCCGGCATCGGCAGCTTCCTGCTGACCGCCATGGCCTACAACCGCCATGTGGCCATCTGTCACCCTCTGCACTATGCCACGTCTGTGATACCACAGCTCTGTAGCCTCCTGGTGGCAGCATCCTGGACTGCAACC TTTGGGAATGCCTTGACCTACACGATATCACTGACCCTCCTCTCATTCTGCATCCACAACCAGGTCCCCCATTTCTTCTGTGACCTCAGTCGTCTGCCGAAGCTCGCATGCTCTGACACCTTTCTCAACAATGCAATGGTGTACACCGTGGGCGCCCTGCCCATCATCACCCCCTTTATGGGTATCTTGGTATCCTACACGcacatctttgttgctgcattgAGGATCCCGTCCACCAGAGGCAAGCGGAAGGCCTTCTCCACCTGTGGCTCTCACCGCTCTGTGGTGTCCCTGTTCTACGGCACACTCATCAGGGTTTATTTCAGCCCCATGTCCTCCCGCACGGCCCAGAAGGACACAACCGCTGCAGTGATGTACACCGTGGTCACTCCCATGCTGAACCCCTTCATCTACAGTCTACGCAACAACGACATGAAGGGCGCCCTGGGGGCCCTCATCAGCAGGAGGCCAGTTTTTATTCGGTGA